The Populus alba chromosome 6, ASM523922v2, whole genome shotgun sequence genome contains a region encoding:
- the LOC118047928 gene encoding serine/threonine-protein kinase VPS15: MGNKIARTTQASASEYYLHDLPSSYNLVLKEVLGRGRFFKSILCKHDEGLVLVKVYFKRGDNIDLTDYHRRLINIKDTFRALDHHHVWPFQFFQETDKAAYLLRQYFFNNLHDRLSTRPFLSLVEKKWLAFQLLLAVKQCHDKGICHGDIKCENVLVTSWNWLYLADFASFKPTYIPYDDPSDFSFFFDTGGRRLCYLAPERFYEHGGEVQVAQDAPLLPSMDIFAVGCVIAELFLEGQQLFELSQLLAYRRGQYDPSQYLEKIPDSGIRKMILHMIQLEPEARLSAESYLQDYAAVVFPSYFSPFLHNFYCCWNPLHSDMRVAICQSVFHEILKQMMGNRTSEVAGTRRDMFANSLNGKLSEEMVEKQNLDSTSHWRNRERIENGLTCQQYNLLGDINSLLGDVKQSSGYYSAKLMPDSAPGSEFCQDLKQCSTKSPDELLQTISNAFRRNDHPFLKKITMDDLSSLMSEYDSQSDTFGVPFLPLPEDSMKCEGMVLIASLLCSCIRNVKLPHLRRGAILLLKSCSLYIDDEDRLQRVLPYVIAMLSDPAAIVRSAALETLCDILPLVRDFPPSDAKIFPEYILPMLSMLPDDPEESVRICYASNIAKLALTAYGFLIHSISLSKAGVLDEMSSPQNSMASFIERPGQLQRVNNDAQLSQLRKSIAEVVQELVMGPKQTPNIRRALLQDIGNLCCFFGHRQSNDFLLPILPAFLNDRDEQLRALFYSKIVYVCFFVGQRSVEEYLLPYIDQALSDQTEVVIVNALDCLAILCKRGFLRKRVLLEMIERAFRLLCYPSQWVRRSAVSFIAASSESLGAVDSYVFLAPVIRPFLCRHPASLASEKSLLLCLVPPVSRQVFYHDLENARSSDMLERQRKIWYNSSAQSKQWEPEDLLKGDDKEPNSMKSWPEKERSPEDQNHDADRLEQPEDGDAKLIAMGFIANASSKVDIRDALCSEKLQFSGCMSPQFSGVNSFLHDKSSEGIPLYSFSMDRRAVKFPPATSDSSLQMNSLAISSSYMPWVDPGIKSFSLASSVPAPKLVSGSFSITNGSKPFYRVVHEPESRENEQTSFFNGKYQDMGLYGTSKGSSFTVEDAPPTDLTGLPLFARTASIPDSGWKPRGVLVAHLQEHRSAINDIAVSSDHSVFVSASDDSTIKVWDSRKLEKDISFRSRLTYHLEGSRALCTVMLHNIAQVVVGACDGTIHMFSVEHMSRGLGNVVEKYSGIADIKKKDIKEGAILSLLNYTSDNSDGQSVMYSTQNCGIHLWDIRANSNAWTLKAVPEEGYISSLVTGPCGNWFVSGSSRGVLTLWDLRFLIPVNSWKYSHVCPVEKMCLFVPPPNVTVTSTARPLIYVAAGCNEVSLWNAETGSCHQVMRVANYDNEEMSDIPWALARPSSKTNLKLDMRRNVKPKYRVEELNEPPPRFPGIRAMLPLPGGDLLTGGTDLKIRRWDHFSPDRSYCISGPNLNGAGNDNPYETRSSFGVQIVQETKRRHLTPKLTAKQVLAAAATDSAGCHRDSILSLASVKLNQRLLISSSRDGAIKVWK; encoded by the exons atGGGAAACAAAATCGCGCGGACGACGCAGGCATCGGCATCAGAGTACTACCTGCACGACTTGCCGTCATCGTATAATTTGGTACTGAAGGAGGTGCTAGGTCGAGGCAGGTTCTTCAAGTCTATACTGTGCAAGCACGATGAGGGATTAGTTCTGGTCAAGGTTTATTTCAAGCGTGGTGATAACATTGATCTCACCGACTACCACCGCCGTCTCATCAACATCAAGGATACCTTCCGTGCTCTTGACCATCATCACGTCTGGCCATTCCAG TTTTTTCAAGAAACAGATAAAGCAGCCTATCTTTTGAGGCAATACTTCTTCAATAATCTTCATGATCGATTGAGTACTCGTCCTTTCCTCAGTCTCGTTGAAAAGAAGTGGTTGGCATTTCAG TTGCTTCTTGCGGTGAAACAGTGTCATGACAAGGGCATTTGTCATG GTGATATCAAATGCGAGAATGTGCTGGTTACTTCCTGGAACTGGCTTTATCTTGCTGACTTCGCCTCATTTAAACCAACTTACATCCCTTATGATGATCCTTCGGATTTCTCGTTCTTCTTTGACACGGGAGGAAGAAGGCTCTGTTATCTTGCACCCGAG AGATTTTATGAGCATGGAGGCGAGGTGCAAGTTGCTCAAGATGCACCCCTGTTGCCGTCCATGGACATATTTGCTGTAGG GTGTGTAATTGCGGAACTTTTTCTTGAGGGTCAGCAACTGTTTGAACTCTCCCAGCTCCTTGCTTATCGTAGAGGACAATATGATCCTAGCCAATATCTTGAAAAG ATCCCAGATTCTGGAATCCGCAAGATGATACTTCATATGATCCAGTTGGAGCCTGAGGCACGTCTTTCTGCTGAAAGCTACCTACAAGATTATGCAGCTGTTGTGTTTCCAAGCTACTTCTCACCCTTTCTGCATAATTTTTACTGCTGCTGGAATCCACTTCATTCTGACATGAGG GTTGCAATATGCCAGAGTGTTTTCCATGAGATACTTAAGCAAATGATGGGAAACAGGACAAGTGAGGTGGCTGGCACCAGACGAGACATGTTTGCAAATAGCTTGAATGGAAAACTATCAGAAGAGAtggttgaaaaacaaaacttggaCTCGACAAGTCATTggagaaacagagagagaataGAAAATGGTTTAACTTGTCAACAGTACAATCTTCTTGGAGATATCAATAGCCTGCTTGGGGACGTAAAACAAAGCAGTGGGTATTATAGTGCGAAATTGATGCCTGATAGTGCACCTGGTTCTGAATTTTGCCAGGATCTCAAGCAATGCAGCACCAAATCTCCTGATGAGCTTCTTCAAACTATCTCAAATGCATTTAGGAGAAATGATCAtccatttctgaaaaaaattacaatggaTGATTTGAGTTCATTGATGTCTGAGTATGACAGTCAATCAGATACCTTTGGTGTGCCTTTTTTACCGTTACCTGAAGATAGCATGAAATGTGAAGGCATGGTTCTGATTGCCTCTCTGCTATGCTCTTGCATACGTAATGTCAAGTTGCCACATTTGAGGAGAGGAGCTATACTTTTATTGAAGTCTTGTTcattatatattgatgatgaagatcGCCTACAGCGTGTGCTGCCATATGTTATTGCAATGCTTTCGGATCCAGCAGCAATAGTGCGTTCTGCTGCCTTGGAAACCTTGTGTGACATTCTGCCTTTAGTTCGTGATTTTCCTCCTAGTGATGCAAAGATTTTCCCTGAGTATATTCTTCCAATGCTTTCCATGCTTCCTGATGATCCAGAGGAAAGTGTGAGAATATGTTATGCCAGCAATATAGCGAAGCTGGCTTTAACTGCTTATGGGTTCTTGATTCATTCAATAAGCTTGAGCAAGGCAGGTGTTCTTGATGAAATGAGTTCACCACAGAATTCGATGGCATCATTTATTGAAAGACCTGGGCAGCTGCAGAGAGTAAATAATGATGCGCAGTTGTCACAGCTGAGGAAATCAATTGCTGAGGTTGTTCAGGAACTTGTCATGGGTCCAAAACAAACTCCAAATATCAGGAGAGCACTCCTTCAGGACATTGGCAATCTGTGCTGCTTCTTTGGCCACAGACAAAGCAATGACTTTCTGTTACCAATCCTTCCTGCATTTCTCAATGATCGAGATGAGCAACTAAGGGCATTATTCTATAGCAAGATTGTATATGTCTGCTTCTTTGTGGGCCAAAGAAGTGTGGAAGAATATCTTTTACCTTACATTGATCAAGCTTTAAGTGATCAAACTGAGGTTGTCATTGTAAATGCATTAGACTGCTTGGCAATTTTGTGTAAACGCGGCTTCCTACGGAAGCGGGTACTGCTTGAAATGATAGAGCGCGCCTTTCGATTGTTATGCTATCCTAGTCAATGGGTTAGAAGGTCAGCTGTCTCTTTCATTGCTGCCAGCAGTGAGAGTTTAGGAGCAGTAGATTCATATGTTTTCCTAGCACCAGTTATACGCCCGTTCCTTTGCAGACATCCAGCTTCTCTAGCTTCAGAGAAGTCTCTACTTTTATGTTTGGTTCCTCCGGTTTCAAGACAGGTGTTTTACCACGACTTAGAAAATGCCCGGAGTTCAGACATGTTAGAGAGACAGAGGAAAATATGGTACAATTCATCAGCCCAGTCAAAACAATGGGAACCTGAGGATTTGCTCAAGGGAGATGATAAGGAACCGAATTCAATGAAGAGTTGGCCTGAAAAGGAACGAAGTCCTGAGGATCAAAATCATGATGCTGATAGATTGGAACAGCCAGAGGATGGTGATGCAAAGTTAATAGCTATGGGCTTTATAGCCAATGCTTCCAGCAAAGTTGACATTCGTGATGCCCTGTGCTCAGAGAAGCTGCAATTCTCAGGTTGTATGTCCCCTCAGTTTAGTGGTGTGAATAGCTTTTTACATGATAAATCCTCAGAAGGCATACCCTTATACTCCTTTAGCATGGACAGGCGAGCAGTAAAATTTCCTCCAGCAACGTCTGATTCTTCATTGCAAATGAATTCCCTTGCAATCAGTTCATCATACATGCCCTGGGTGGATCCAGGAATTAAATCATTTAGTCTGGCTAGTTCTGTTCCTGCACCTAAGCTGGTTTCAGGTTCATTTAGCATTACTAATGGTTCTAAACCGTTTTATAGAGTGGTACATGAACCAGAAAGTAGAGAAAATGAGCAAACATCATTCTTTAATGGTAAATATCAAGATATGGGATTATATGGAACTTCAAAAGGAAGTTCTTTTACAGTGGAAGATGCCCCTCCAACAGATCTAACTGGATTGCCGTTATTTGCACGGACTGCTTCAATTCCTGATTCAGGTTGGAAACCTCGTGGGGTGTTGGTTGCGCACTTGCAGGAGCACCGGTCTGCCATCAATGACATTGCAGTTTCAAGTGATCATAGCGTTTTTGTGAGTGCATCTGATGATTCAACTATCAAGGTGTGGGATTCAAGAAAATTGGAGAAGGACATCTCATTTAGATCAAGGTTAACTTATCACCTGGAGGGGAGTCGAGCGCTATGCACTGTTATGCTTCACAACATAGCTCAAGTTGTTGTTGGAGCATGTGATGGCACAATTCATATGTTTTCTGTTGAACACATGTCCAGAGGCCTTGGTAATGTTGTTGAGAAGTATTCAGGgattgctgatataaaaaagaaggataTCAAGGAAGGTGCCATTCTTAGTCTTTTGAACTACACCAGTGATAACAGTGATGGCCAGAGTGTTATGTACAGCACCCAAAATTGTGGGATCCATCTCTGGGATATCAGGGCCAATTCAAACGCCTGGACATTAAAAGCAGTTCCTGAGGAAGGCTACATATCGTCTCTGGTTACAGGTCCTTGTGGAAACTGGTTCGTCTCAGGCTCTTCCAGGGGTGTGCTAACACTTTGGGATCTGAGGTTCCTTATCCCTGTAAACTCATGGAAGTATTCTCATGTATGCCCTGTAGAGAAGATGTGCCTCTTTGTTCCTCCTCCAAATGTCACTGTAACCAGCACTGCAAGACCACTCATATATGTTGCTGCAGGGTGTAATGAAGTTTCTCTTTGGAATGCTGAGACTGGGAGCTGCCACCAG GTCATGAGGGTTGCAAATTATGACAATGAAGAAATGTCTGATATACCATGGGCCTTGGCCAGGCCATCCAGTAAGACAAATCTAAAACTAGATATGAGGCGGAATGTCAAACCAAAGTACAGAGTTGAGGAGCTTAATGAACCACCTCCGCGTTTTCCTGGTATTCGTGCGATGCTTCCCTTACCAGGTGGTGATTTGTTGACTGGGGGAACTGATTTGAAGATACGTAGATGGGACCATTTCAG cCCTGACCGAAGCTATTGTATTTCTGGGCCAAATTTAAATGGAGCTGGGAATGATAATCCGTATGAAACAAGGTCGAGTTTTGGAGTGCAAATTGTACAG GAGACAAAAAGACGACATTTAACACCCAAGTTGACAGCGAAGCAAGTTCTTGCAGCTGCAGCTACTGATTCTGCTGGTTGCCACCGAGATTCCATCCTCTCATTGGCTTCTGTCAAGTTGAACCAGAGACTTCTGATTTCAAGTAGCAGAGATGGGGCTATCAAGGTTTGGAAGTAA
- the LOC118047981 gene encoding probable glutamate carboxypeptidase LAMP1, whose protein sequence is MKKQWSISHSHNYTKLKHTMIKIAIVSFLAIGIATSFSFLISSSPPKSYYHSLYISNSISDNASISHDLYMLTRRPHVAGTEANAQAAAYVLSTLVSYNIDSHIVSYDVSLTYPISRSLILTQPEPASEQLPITFDLRQEIYDGDPYADVAHEVLPTFHAYAKSGTVRGAVVYANDGRVEDYKTLKEMGVNITGTIILARYGKIYRGDIVNNAFEAGAIGAIVYTDRKDYGGGGGGGGGDEGWFPQAKWMPPSGVQVGSVYDGAGDPSTPGWPSIQGCERLSDDEVEKQGNVPLIPSLPVSAADGETIMRFVGGQVANEDWQGSKDSPTYRLGPGPGILNLTYTGKKAIETIQNVIAIIEGVEEPDRFVILGNHRDAWTFGAVDPNSGTAALLEVARRLMKLQEKGWKPRRTIVLCNWDAEEYGLIGSTEWVEDNRELLASRAVAYLNVDCAVTGAGFHASATPQLDKLLVKTTQQVGDPDNSSQTIYESWVAPDNSPTIERLGGGGSDYAAFVQHIGIASADVSFGKGYPVYHSMYDDFVWMEKFGDPMFQRHIAVASVWGLTALQLADEEFLPFDYLSYAYELQKNAKDLEDEISDKGIRLAPLFESIKRLRDAATKINQERKAIEENRVWAWKFKKDQEKVREINDRLMMAERAFTDAEGLSGRSWYKHLIYAPSKHDDYGSSYFPGIDDAIEEARSLSTPESWRSVQHQVWRVSRAVRHVSQVLAGELT, encoded by the exons ATGAAGAAGCAGTGGAGTATATCCCATAGCCATAACTACACAAAATTGAAGCACACCATGATCAAGATAGCCATCGTTAGCTTCCTAGCAATAGGCATAGCAActtctttctcctttttaatCTCTTCTTCTCCACCCAAATCATATTATCATTCCCTCTACATATCCAACTCCATCTCTGACAATGCATCGATATCACACGACCTCTACATGCTCACCCGCCGACCCCATGTCGCTGGAACAGAAGCCAACGCCCAAGCTGCGGCCTATGTTCTATCTACTCTCGTGTCGTACAACATCGATTCCCACATCGTCTCCTATGATGTTTCATTGACTTATCCTATTTCACGATCCTTAATCTTAACACAACCAGAACCAGCATCAGAGCAATTACCAATCACGTTTGATCTTCGTCAAGAGATTTATGATGGCGATCCATATGCTGACGTGGCCCATGAAGTCTTGCCCACTTTCCATGCCTATGCAAAGTCAGGTACGGTTCGGGGAGCTGTGGTTTATGCGAACGACGGGCGGGTGGAAGATTACAAGACATTAAAAGAAATGGGAGTGAATATAACGGGGACTATTATATTAGCAAGGTATGGAAAGATTTACAGGGGAGACATCGTAAATAATGCATTTGAGGCAGGCGCAATAGGAGCAATTGTGTATACAGATAGGAAGGACTATGGGGGTGGaggcggaggaggaggaggtgatgAGGGATGGTTTCCTCAGGCAAAGTGGATGCCACCAAGTGGAGTTCAGGTGGGATCTGTTTATGATGGGGCCGGTGACCCGAGCACACCTGGATGGCCGAGTATTCAAGGATGTGAAAGGCTATCGGATGATGAAGTAGAGAAACAAGGCAATGTTCCTTTAATACCTTCATTGCCTGTATCAGCGGCTGACGGTGAAACAATCATGCGGTTTGTCGGTGGACAAGTGGCAAATGAAGACTGGCAAGGAAGCAAAGATAGTCCAACATATAGGCTCGGACCAGGGCCTGGGATTCTAAATCTTACTTATACT GGAAAGAAAGCTATTGAAACAATTCAAAATGTTATTGCTATAATCGAAGGAGTTGAGGAGCCGGATAG ATTTGTGATTCTGGGTAATCATCGGGATGCATGGACATTTGGAGCAGTTGATCCCAATAGTGGAACCGCGGCATTGTTAGAG GTTGCCCGAAGACTGATGAAGCTACAAGAAAAAGGATGGAAACCTCGGAGAACAATTGTCTTGTGCAATTGGGATGCGGAAGAGTATGGcctg ATAGGATCGACTGAGTGGGTAGAAGACAATAGAGAACTCTTGGCATCGAGGGCTGTTGCCTACTTGAATGTTGATTGTGCAGTCACCGGAGCCGGATTTCATGCTTCTGCAACACCTCAGCTGGACAAATTACTCGTGAAGACTACTCAGCAG GTTGGTGACCCAGATaactcatcacagaccatctaTGAATCATGGGTTGCTCCCGACAACTCTCCTACG ATTGAGAGACTAGGTGGTGGAGGATCAGATTATGCAGCTTTTGTGCAACATATTGGCATTGCATCGGCCGACGTCTCTTTTGGGAAAG GATATCCAGTATATCATTCAATGTATGATGACTTTGTTTGGATGGAAAAGTTTGGGGACCCTATGTTTCAAAGACATATTGCTG TGGCTAGCGTCTGGGGTTTGACAGCTCTTCAGTTAGCAGATGAAGAATTTCTGCCTTTCGACTATTTATCCTATGCATACGAGCTCCAG AAAAACGCAAAGGACTTGGAAGATGAGATATCGGATAAGGGCATAAGACTCGCTCCCCTGTTCGAGTCCATTAAGAGACTAAGAGACGCTGCCACAAAAATAAACCAGGAGAGAAAG GCAATTGAAGAAAACAGAGTGTGGGCATGGAAGTTCAAGAAAGATCAAGAGAAGGTGAGAGAGATCAACGACAGGCTGATGATGGCGGAACGAGCATTTACAGACGCAGAAGGGCTTTCTGGGAGGTCATGGTACAAGCATTTG ATATATGCACCTTCAAAGCATGATGATTATGGATCCAGCTACTTTCCTGGAATAGACGACGCGATTGAAGAGGCGAGGAGTCTCAGCACGCCAGAGTCATGGCGCTCGGTACAACACCAAGTTTGGAGGGTCTCGAGAGCTGTCAGGCATGTCTCGCAAGTCCTCGCTGGTGAATTGACTTGA